The sequence below is a genomic window from Elusimicrobiota bacterium.
GAATTCAAACTGTAGAAAAACTTTTGACCGGAATATTTAAAGAAGCCGGATATAATGTTTTTGCCACAAAAGAGTACATGTCGCGAATTCGCGGAGGGAGCAATTCCACTCAGCTTAGAATTACTTCAAAACGCGTTTCCGCATTTGTTAATAAAATTGATTTGCTAATACCTCTGGATCAAGACGCAATACCTCATCTTGCCCACCGAATAACTAAAGATACAATAATTGTCGGCGAAAAAGAGAAAATAAACACGAATCTACAAATAATTGATGTGCCTATTTCAAAGTACGCGCAAGAATCCGGCGGAGCGATTTATTCAAATACCGTCGCTGTCGCTCTTATATTGGGACTTTTTAAGGTTGATAAATCAATAATTGAAAAATACCTTTCCGATTTTTTCTCAAAAAAAACAAGGGATATTATTGACAATAATTTGCTATCGGCCCAAAAGGGTTATGAAGCCGGCTTAAAAATTCTTGAAACGGAAAATATAGAAATAAATATCTCTACGAATCCTTCCGTAAAATCAGAAATCCTTATAAGCGGTATTGAAGCACTCTCTTTGGGATGCCTTGCTGGCGGATGCGATTTTATTTCAGCTTATCCTATGACTCCCAGCACGGGAGTAATAACGTTTCTTTCCGAACATGCTTCTGATGCGGGAATCATCGCAGAACAAGCTGAAGATGAAATAAGTGCCATAAATATGGCAATTGGGGCATGGTATGCCGGCGCAAGGGCAATGGTTTCAACCGCTGGGGGCGGATTTGCTTTGATGTGTGAGGGGGTAAGCCTTGCCGGTATGATTGAAAGCCCTCTTGTTATAAATGTTGGTCAAAGGCCTGCCCCTGCAACAGGGCTTCCGACAAGAACCGAACAGGGTAATCTAAACCTGGTATTATATTCCGGGCACGGAGAATTTCCCAGAATTATTTTTGCCCCAAAAGATATAACCGACGCTTTTCATCTTGCTCAAAAGGCATTTAATCTTGCCGACAAATTTCAAGTACCGGTTTTCCTTCTTACCGATCAATATCTTGCCGATTCATACGGCAATATACCCAATTTTGATATCTCTAAATCCACTATTGAAAGATATGTCGTTAAAACCAATCAGGACTACAAAAGATATTCTTTAACAAAGGACGGAATATCGCCAAGAGGTATACCGGATTTTGGAGAAGGCGTGGTTGCGCTGGATTCGGACGAGCACGATGAAACCGGCCGCATTACCGAAAGCGAAAGCGTAAGGGTTTCGATGGTTAATAAACGCCTGAAAAAATATGAAAAAATTAAAAAGGAAATAATTGAGCCGGTTTTTGAAGGGGAAAAGAAATATTCAACACTCATTATTGGCTGGGGATCAACATACGGCGCTATTAAAGAAGCATTAGACGTTTTAAAAAGTAAAAATATGGCCATGCTTCATTTCAGCCAGGTGCATCCACTGCATCCTTCAACAAAAGATTATCTTTTAAGAGCTAAAAAAATAATTGTTGTAGAAAACAATGCCACAGGACAGTTTGCAAACCTTTTAAAACTTGAAACCGGAATTGATGCCCATAAACGCATATTGAAATACAGCGGTATGCCGTTTAGCGTTGAAGAATTGGCAAAGGCGTTAAAATAACCCCCGCTGTGTCATCCGTAGCTGCGAGATCTGTGTGGCAAATAGCCACGTTTATGATATCGCGTCTAGCGCAGGAGGAGGGTTGGGTTGGGTTGTCCTGTCATCCCGGCCCTGAAACAAGTTCAGGGTGACAGTTTGAAAGGTTTTCAAGGGATTCGGGATCTAAGCAGTTGTTGTGCTCAACCTTAGCCTGCCTGCCCCTGCGCCTTGTTTTGAGAATCAAAACAGCAGGGGTCTCAATCTTAACCTTGCAGTTCAGGGGGAAGGAATCCAGGAAGAATCTGTCATCCCGGGCTTGATCCGGGATCTTGTAGTTAATTTTGAATCTTGATTTTTGAATTTTGATGTTTTATTTAACCTTAACCTGCTTTTCAAATAAAGCACTTGATATACTACTTTAAATATACTTTAAGATCAGAAAGGCTGTTTATGTTTGGCATAGGACATATAATAAATAATGCTTGACATTTAATAGGACATATGGTATATTGATATTGCAGTAATATGCGTGGCATATGTCCTATAGTGCCGGGAGAGCAAATAAATGAAATATCGGCTAAGTGACAAAGAAAAACTCCTTCAAATCCTGTCTGTTACCAAAATATCCCGCTCAGAGCTCGCCAAAAGAATGGAAGTTCCCTACAAAACGGTCTATCGCTGGCTTGATAAAGATGTAAAACCGCATCTTCGACAGGCAAGGGATATCGACCAGCTTTTTAAAGAATATGTTGACCAACGAAAGATCGTTTTTGATCTCAAAAAGAAAATCAATGATCCGATCAGGCTTCTAAAAACCAACAAAAAACTTCGCGACGAATTCTTCCTTCAAATAACGTATCATTCCAACGCTATTGAAGGCAGCCGAATGACGAAAAAAGAAACGCAAGATGCTTTTGACGGTAAAAAAGTTCCGGGCAAAGAGCTGTTTGAAGTGTTTGAAGCCGTAAACCACCGAAATGCTCTGCAGTTTGTGCTTGAAAGTGTAAAACCGAACTTCAAAATTACCAAAGAATACATATTTAAACTTCACGAGATCGTTATGTATAACTTTAATAATAAACTGCCGGGAAAATACAGGGATGGCTATGTAAATCTTACCAATACTGAAAAAAAGCTTCCTTCTGCTCAGGAAGTCCCGCTAAAAATGGGACAGTTTATCGGGCAAATAAATAAATACGGGAACGATATTATCGGTAAAATCGCAAAAGACCACTATGAGTTTGAAGCAATCCATCCTTTTTTTGATGGCAACGGAAGGGTAGGCCGTTTAATTATGATTACCCAATGCCTAAGCAAGGGGATTGCCCCGGCAATTATCAAAGTAGAGCACAGATATGCTTACTACATGGCATTAAGCAAGGGCGATTTGGGAGATTTCAAAAATATTGTACAAATGATCTGTGAAAGTATTCTGGAAGGATACGCGTTCTTTTCTGAAGTATTAGAAAAATAATCCGGGGTCTCGTAGTTAATTTTGAATCTTGATTTTTGGTCGGAACCGAACCAACCCCCGCTGTGTCATCCGTAGCTGTTGAGGCAATGCGATGCCTGTCCACCGAAACTGTGGCGACTATACGGCGAATAGCCGTGCTTATAGACGACACGTATAGTGAAGGTGAAAATAATCGCGGTTTATTGCCGAAATGCTTAGCGTAGGAGGAGGGTTGGTTGGCGGTTTAGCAAAGGCGGATGGGAAATAAATCGGGGATTGAATAAGTAAAACAAGTAAAGCTGGCACGGATTCATGCCGTTCAACCTCGTAGGTTGAATGGCCATTACCAATGCGGCGACTTCAATAAGTTTGAATAAATCGGAGTCCCTGCG
It includes:
- a CDS encoding 2-oxoacid:acceptor oxidoreductase subunit alpha, giving the protein MKQFNDDISIVICGEAGQGIQTVEKLLTGIFKEAGYNVFATKEYMSRIRGGSNSTQLRITSKRVSAFVNKIDLLIPLDQDAIPHLAHRITKDTIIVGEKEKINTNLQIIDVPISKYAQESGGAIYSNTVAVALILGLFKVDKSIIEKYLSDFFSKKTRDIIDNNLLSAQKGYEAGLKILETENIEINISTNPSVKSEILISGIEALSLGCLAGGCDFISAYPMTPSTGVITFLSEHASDAGIIAEQAEDEISAINMAIGAWYAGARAMVSTAGGGFALMCEGVSLAGMIESPLVINVGQRPAPATGLPTRTEQGNLNLVLYSGHGEFPRIIFAPKDITDAFHLAQKAFNLADKFQVPVFLLTDQYLADSYGNIPNFDISKSTIERYVVKTNQDYKRYSLTKDGISPRGIPDFGEGVVALDSDEHDETGRITESESVRVSMVNKRLKKYEKIKKEIIEPVFEGEKKYSTLIIGWGSTYGAIKEALDVLKSKNMAMLHFSQVHPLHPSTKDYLLRAKKIIVVENNATGQFANLLKLETGIDAHKRILKYSGMPFSVEELAKALK
- a CDS encoding Fic family protein; the encoded protein is MTKKETQDAFDGKKVPGKELFEVFEAVNHRNALQFVLESVKPNFKITKEYIFKLHEIVMYNFNNKLPGKYRDGYVNLTNTEKKLPSAQEVPLKMGQFIGQINKYGNDIIGKIAKDHYEFEAIHPFFDGNGRVGRLIMITQCLSKGIAPAIIKVEHRYAYYMALSKGDLGDFKNIVQMICESILEGYAFFSEVLEK